The following is a genomic window from Nymphaea colorata isolate Beijing-Zhang1983 chromosome 3, ASM883128v2, whole genome shotgun sequence.
ACGCTAATGTGCTACTATGATAGAACAGAGCACTAACTAATGTACCACTATGCAGCTTTCAATAGGATTCTAGCAAGGACAAGAAAGATAACAAGTGGTCATTATCAAAAATCGATTAGATATTAGAACAGAAGATGTGCATGTTAGGTTTGCTTGGgacaaaaatgatttttcagcaatgttgtaaaatgcgtatcgtaagccgtatcggtcgggctttaagatacgccgtatcgtaacgtatcgtaaccgtatcgtaatttttttaaaaaaattattaataaatcagaaaaaatttaaaaaaaaatcagaaaattcataaaaaaatcagaaaaaaataaaaataataaattgttcatagaaaacatatttgagataatgatagacttattattgctataaacttacgtgttcatcattcataaacatcaaaatttataacaataaataatacaatatcattcaacaaagcataaggccataagccataaagtgataaagtcataaaacattcaatcaagtgttcaacgaccatagattcataactcttaagtttttgttacatataaaataaaagcactattgactctcattcatgattcatcattcataatcttcatcatcttcatcttcatcttcttcttcttcttgatcttcaccaacatattcagcaccagcagtagcagactctcattcatcaacaaagccttctgttgcttcagcttcaaggttgaagcattcaagatcttcttcatcaaatattgtagctggttcttcttcaatccatggctctagatcatcaaaatttttcaagctgataggatcgaactgagatgtgtgcttccttgctaatgatttttctaattctctacattaaataagagaaaatttgttagtatataatttcatataaatatattgtacaaaaaatgtaaacattaattaagctatatgcctatattacctttgtttcaacctcatattatatcgaacaaagacaaggtcattcaaccttttatgttcgagcttatttctttttttgctatggatatgttggaacacactccagttcctttcgcatccactagcactgcatgtctggctgaggactttaactgcaaaacgtgctaggtttggacaatcaaacccatacctattccaccacaaatctaaacaaaaatataacaaatcaatgtgaaagttttaaaagaatcaaatgtaacaaatgcaaagtaaattaaaaatttctatgtatttacctggacgcatcgttgtcctggctcgaacggcggcaggtagtcccatgttccgaaaacaactatcatatagatccaactcattgtgcacaacatCTTGTTCTGTAGAATCTTCCATTAACACAATAATAcaatctaacaaaccatgcatgacttttctgtccttcttaaatgtaggagaaaatctaattgcaggatttagataataagctgctgcatgaagaggttgatgaagttgtccagtccaccatttatctataatcttccatataggcatatataactttttcttctcctttaaGTTGTCACGAATTGCCTattttgctttgtccatagcctcatataagtaccctatggaaggtcTGTCCTCGATGTCAGCCAACCTGAGAACCTTAACTAATGaaacacaaaccttcaatagcttcacacatgattcccaaaatacgttattaaatataatatccacaactaaagaagcatttcttttatgagcatgtggatatgcagtcCATTCTTCACTAACAAACATCtgtctcaaaggagttctttgtttcaccacactctgcacagtcaatacatttgtggcaaatctagtttatgcaggtcgtattaattcaactccttttgtaaggtttctcatcaaactcaatacatatgcatgattatagataaattttgttacctcttgacattggtcaatggctgatttcatatcatgcatttTATTAAGgtcttgaagcattagattaatACAATGAGTGGTACAttgactccaataaaatgttctatacttttgaaataacaaatctcctgcagctctataatttgcagcattatctgtaataaactgtacaatgtttgcaggtccaacttcttgtacgacattatcaaaataCATTAGACAAATCAAAAGATTTCAAGAACAGTATCTTTAgaacaataaacaagaaaatttacaagtgttcttgaccttgtatcagtccaaccatctgacataatggagcaacctatttccttccaacataatttcaactcatcgcaatgctcagacacttctttgactgtatcctgaagaattttacccctcaactgatgatatgatggcattttgaatccggggcctatagaagcaattgcatctgccatggcttagaattgaaaagaattagctgcattaaatggaatacatgcatcataaaaccatttccctacctgcttttgtgcatgatataacatatttttagatgtcatagcagcatgaatctgcggctgaccacctgggctggtatatgaaaggaaaaaactcttaatagaaccaacactagacctaccagtaggaactctaccactaggtggtcgcataccacgcctggctctaatatctgttgtgcctcttctcttcctttctgttaggccagatcgacctccttcatacataatcccttttcctctacgatctctgCCTCTTGAGGtgtccaaatctgttcttagactgctatcgtcttcatcatcacattcataagcttcttcctcttcttcttcatcttccaaaggcacattatagcctacatctgcatcttcaatttctttttgtattctcttttgacgtaaagcatgaaacatatctaaacattgttgacgcacaaatagaggcaaaggtttgtttggtcctccaacacaaggagacacatctttggaggtccctgccaaatggtgtttcattctaataatccctcctgaaaataTATTCCCACAGaagctacatttgagtttcaaacggtTATTCTCTTTCACCcttttcgcaccattgccatgtaggatccatatcttcaaaaaaaaaaaaacgaaatcctatggtaaacttaatgaaaaacactcaaagtcttccaatctacgattatacggtaaaaaattaagaatacatggtaagaacatgagatttcacaccttacgaagaagaaatgtctgaaatgaagaaaacccctttccttcccatgaaaatcaagcacccacacacaaatcgaccacttaatcttcgatttgacgatgaaaatcaagtttttcatggtaaaaatgaacgatcgccctccctcacggcactatccaagcgttagaaatgaagaacgaaagaaaaatttcaaaaagaagccgaataagtaggtctcgggcccccttttgcgtttttagcacgtatcgtacgatacggggtatatcgccccgtatcgtatgatatagggcctgtatcgtacgatacagaccctgtatcgtatgattcaggccctgtatcgtacgatacgtgcgatacagggccgaTACACCCCCTTTTTACGATATGGGAGGTGTATTGTACCATTTTTTTCAAACGAGACGATACGTATCTtacgatacggggtcgtatcgtacgatatgtacaacattgtttttcaataaatacTTGAATGACTTTATAATATTCCTCCATGATCATGGGAGCAATCTCCTTGTTAGTAGCTTTAGCATGATCAGCATAGTTAGAGGCATCAGCAACAAAATGAGCATTCCCTTTTGATTTCTGAACTTCGGTCATGTAATTTGAAGCACTTGTTGCAAGTCGGTCTTGTGTACAAACCACAATTAACATTGATTGTTTTCCCCATGAATGGATGAGTGCTAAGTGCAGCTAAACCTGAGTGCTCAAGAGATATCATGGTGCCTCTCTATTTCTGTTACTATAGAATTGGGGAATATGTTTTGGCAATGGAAGGAAGAGGTTCTATAAGTAAGATATATCCCCTTATTGTCTTATAAGACTCATTGAGCACCATCAATAATTGCGTAGCTTTTGTTGTCTTTCTACGATAATTTTCATGGCACCACATGGACAACTTGGCACAGGTTCACACAACATTAGTTCATctcaaaacaatttaaattgAGTGAAGTAATCAACAACAAATTGGTGATCGTGGGAGAACCGATTTGTTGCAGTTTTGATATGATATTTCCTTgttgcaaaatttttcataaacctCTCCTACAAATCAATCTACACTTTCCTTGCACCAGTGGCATAGATAACACTCTAAGCCAAAATTCTCTGGATGGAGAATTGATTAGCCATGACAACACTATATTGTTGCATCACAGTGGTAGTGCATACTTAGGTGACCCTACTTCTGGTTGAAGCATGGAACAATCCACAAAACATAGCTTACTATTTGCAGCTAGAGACATATACATATCGATTTACCCTATGTTAACATAGTTGTTAGCAGTTAATTGTGGAAACATTAGTAACACATCTAGGTTGCCACCAtgatggaggaagaagggattCAAGAACTCAAACTACCACCTCTATTGATGCTTTTGATGCTGAAGCATATGAAAAAGTCGATGAATTTCCCGCACAATGTATCAGATGTATAGCTCTGATATCATGTGAAATTAAGGGCTCAATAAAGAAAGCAACACAAGCTTGATGctgtaaatataaataaacagtagaaaacaaaggaaatggAACAAGGGAAAAAGCAGGGAAAAAAGAACGCAAGCATTTCTCTGTTATTAGTTTGTTCAATCTACACCTCTAAAGCTAAGCATGATTATTCAACACAAAAATCATGACCAATTCATCACAAAAATCAGCCATCTAATATGCTGTAACATGTGCTTGATTTAAGCAGCTTTCAGAACCACATTTAGCAGCAATTATGATTTTGGACGTCAAATTATCAGGTTTAAGGTCTTGGTTTCTTTAATTCAAGCTCATTTCAAAAACGTGTACAAGTTTGCTATTTCTTTAATATATAATAGTATACATCTTCAGGTTCCGATCGTGTAAAAAAAACTGGTgggattcaaaattttaaagattaaaaaaataagaaactgcATTATGAGGATGGCCAAATGCATGAGGAATGAAGAATACATACTTTACaaactacaagaaaagaaaaaaagtaaaaactgaCGCAATAGTCAATGGAGTATTTTAAATAAACAACACAAAAGTTCTCCTATCAACTTCATGAAATGGTTGGGTGGTCCACCTCTCTACAGTGCCATCCATATTTCTTGAACAAGTGCTCAATGTGATGCTACTTAACAATGAATGAAACACCACATAAGATCTGTCTGATCATGTCTTGCATATTGATCTTATCTCTATATATAACACTTTCCCTTGTTGCCCAGATATAACCCCACCATGCGCTAAAatatgttgatcatttgtgatATATAGAGCAAAAAAGAATTGTATTCTGAAGCACAAAGCACATGTGCTAGATAGTAGTTGGAATCCCCAACATTGGGAATTAGGTTGCCTTGCACGATGGATAATACAGTAATACTAACAAACATTTCAAGTCTTCCAAAACTTAGATATGTTGCAGTTGGTCATAAATTAGATCTGTAGCCAACCATCCTTATAGGTAGTCTAGATCTCGTAGCCAGTTGACATACTCTACTTTTGCATGGAGCCTGAACAAGGAGGTTCTAGACCACTGTTATGTACATTGAAACTAGAAACAATTGGATCTGTTTATATGTTTGACTCTATTGCATGTTCGGTGGCTAAATGACAGACAATGCCCTTAAATGAAAAAAGGATCCCTTGCCCATGTAggcatagggatgtcaatgtatcgAATTCGAAGAATATCAGATTCTCTTTACTTTTTCTAATTTGTCAGATGCTCAAATAATATTTGGACTTAAATACGATTTGGAGAAAAGTCTAtgccatatccaaatctgacttgtaaatttctaatccaaatcagatccaaatccaaccttaatttattttcacaacCATTTGGACTTTTAGATACACAAACAGATCAGGGTTGCACCAGGATATGATAAACCAATTGCTTTCAAAATGCATGGGCAGTATTGGATATGGGatacatatttaaaattaaatctgaaactgaattcaaatccaaatccgatttgaagtcatttcttaaatccaaatctgatccattttcttaatttggtgttaaataattttatatatctgtttttttttttaaacagttTAATAGGATATTGAATTCCAATCGGAATCATTGGCGCATTCCTACTTAcaagcactaaaaaaaaaaaggattcagCGACGCATGGGAAAGCTGACATTTGAAGCAAATGTCAGTGAAGATTCATTTTCGCCGACAACCAAAGGAAGATGTGGATGAAAGGTAGCATTCACCAAGGCGTGGTATTACGATGTCATTGAAGTTGGGCTTTTACCGACATCCATTTTGCAAATGTTGCTAAACAAGTCACTTTTACTGACGTCCTTCagaacaaaaagcaaaaataaaaagttttcttttcccATCTGGTCATGGCTGGGAGGCATCCTGCTGTGTTGCTTGAGTAGTGTTCGGCCCTCGAGCATGCTCCACGCACGCACTAAGAACCAGTTGAAGAGCAGAAAGAACTCCAAGGCGCAAAAGGAAGGATCAAAACAATAATCTCTCCAACCGAAGCCTACACACATCAACTGTAAAATCTTCTCCTAGAAGCCTACGGACTGGGCAAGAGCATAGATTCCATGTGGTTAAACAAAGTCTAACAACCCTCGAAATGGATATCTTCACGCTATCTCAAGAAGCTCGGTGGAAGTCAGTGTTAGTCTGCAACAGATTCACCAACCTGACCTAAATCCCTGACTGCGGTGACTTAATGGTCCTTCCTACTTCCAATATCAAAATCTCAGATCAGAAGTTGATGGTGATGAAAATAGAATAGAGAAAATAACGGTGGCCAATTCACATAAACTACCAAAACCTACACGCCAATACATGGAAAACTAGCTAAAACTGGTTGATGTTTAGATTGTCTTGGAGTTCACATTTCTCCTTCTATACGTTACATACGTGATGCATTAAGTTAGGGAAATTGGGGAGCAAGAAGACCATGCGTCTTCGTAATTTCATCAAGCGAGTTCGATTTTCTAATACATacggttttctttttcagcgAAATTACCATTTCCATGCCTTCCTTTTTCCATAATTCTAAAGTGGGAcatcctttcaaaattttccagaAAACGGCAAAATTGCACCTAGAAACTGTCAAATTGATTGTTCaaagtgaatttttttgttaatttgaaaAGGACTAGTAAATATAGCTGcttaattttttcaatcatagtgACCTCTGTCAATAGACTAtattatagtcacaaatattgttttcacaCTTTAAATGGTAgggtttttcttatttataatacagcgaacttgaaaaaaaaaacttaaaagtcttgaaaattatgaaaaaataaaataaatgagaaattaaaggcaaagtcaaaaaataaatgcataagtacgaaataaatattttaaaatggaaacaagcatTTTgcgttaaaaaaatttaaaaaaaaccctaaaacaaaaaaggaaaaacatgtttGGTTTGCGTTTCTTcgttttggtatttttttccaaaaaaaatggcGTGTTGCTGTTTTCTTTCGTTtgacttatttttttgttttctaacacgcttttttcaaaaaaaaaaaaaaacagatttttttttaaaactatgGATTATACTCGTATTCACTAACATTTTTTGCTCTTCAAGTTTACAAAAACTTCCTTcaaattcatttcatgaaaaaacatgGTGTTCTTAAAAACTTGCAAATTGtagtctctttttttgaaattatgggAAAAGGAACCCCGAAAATAAAACTTTGTTCTTTAATTTTGCATTGACATGCATTATGTATAATATGTATGCTGGAAGGATTTATGAGTTAAGACGCTAAAATTAGCAGTCAAGTCCAAACGAAGAACATTTCTGAATTCTAGGTGTTATAAGTAGAAGCCCGTATCTGCAGCTTGGGCAGTGTCCACAGAAGCTCAGTTTTCCATCTTCAACTCCTCAGATGGCCAGGAACATCCTAGCCTTCTTCCTGATCACTGCTTTGGCCATCACTGCACATGCCCAAGTGCCACCTCTGTCACTAGACTACTACTCTAAGACTTGCCCCTCAGTGCTTCACATAGTGAGGAGAGAGATGGAGTGCGCAGTGGTCGCCGATCGCCGGACGGCCGCCTCAATTCTCCGGCTGCATTTCCATGACTGTTTTGTTCAGGTATGATGTATACAAAGCTAAGCCTGCACACAGCAGACATGCATCCCCCTAGCTTGAACACATTGGTTCTACATATATATTCCTTCACAGGGGTGCGATGGATCGGTGCTGCTAGACGACACTAGAACCCTTATCGGCGAAAGGTCTGCAATCGCAAACAAGGATTCATTGAGAGGATTCAGGTTGGTGGACAGGATCAAAACCATGGTGGAAGCCAGGTGCCCAGGAATCGTGTCCTGCGCAGACATACTTGCAATTGCAGCCAGAGACGCTGTTGTCCTAGTAAGACAGAACTCTGCATAATATGTTTACCATGCAAGCAAAGCGTGCATCCATCACTGCTAAATTTATTCCAAATTAAATCTGAAAGCGGAGATGAAATTTTATTACCAGTCCACTATGAATTCTTCTTATCATAGTTGCAAAATCAAGACAAAAGATGCATTTCAGCCACCGGTGCATCTGCAAACATTCTAAACATTTAACTCGTGATTCCTTCATATGTGTATACTTTGTTTATTATTTGTGATGAATATTTAATCTCCTCGTTGTAAATAAACTTTATCACTGCCTTCTATCTTTTTCATACTATCAAGctagatatatttttttactatttgtTATGAATATTTAATCTCCTTAATGTAAATAAACTTTATGGCCCAAAGTATTAGCAGCTAGCTAACTAGATAATTGGACTTGATATGACATATAATCTTGAACTTAATAAAATATTGGTGTTTATGATGAGATTGCAGACTGGGGGGCCGTGTTGGGACGTTCCGCTAGGAAGGAGAGACTCAACAACGGCAAGCTTAGCCAGGGCGGACGTCGATCTCCCGTTGCCTAGTCATGGCCTTGTGACCCTCCTCGCCAAGTTTCAGAATCAGGGGCTCTCTTTGACAGATATGGTGGCTCTAGTTGGTATTTTCATCTACTACTTACTTTATTATTTGATCCCAATAGCAGTTCGTAGTAAATTAAATCCACTCAAGGCACCAACCATTTACAACAGCAACCAAGTGGTTGTTGGTTCACCAACCATTGATCGATACATCTGCCTTTCATGTACTAACTTATAAAACGAAACCCACTTAACGGGAGCCGTAGATATATACTGCATTAAAATCCAAGTCCAAGTTCATGAATTTTTTCCTTAAGCAGTAGTTGTTAATGTCTACGGTATAGGAAAAGAACTTGTTTCGAAAGTGGAACAAATGCGTCTATGAAAAACTCAAGTCGCTTCTCCTATGCATGGGAAAGTATTATCTGGACAACATCCATTTACTTATAGATGCATGGTTTCCAACTTGTACTAATTAGGGGTCATTTGGTAATAGTAAAATTCGTTatttatgaatctgcccaaaaaaATAGGCactttcatataaaataaaattctatgcataagtgtttcatgaatctaccacaaattttttttgtaaattcatgaaaaaataacaactTGTTAGCATATCAATTAGGCCTTCAAAGTTTTAGACTAATGgctaaaagaacaaaaaaatggcaGGTGCACATACGATTGGAATGTCTAGATGTACCAACTACAGGGACAGGATCCATGGCGACTTCAAGGACACAATTGGAGCAAACCCACTGAGCCAAGCTTACCTCTACAACCTGAAATCGGCGTGCCCACCAGTCGGGAACGACGACAACATCACTTCATTGGATTATCTTTCTCCGGCTCTCTTCGACAATTCGTTCTACCAGATCCTGACCAGAGGGGAGGGGCTTCTGAGCTCTGACCAAGCCATGTATTCGAGCCTCCTGTCTAAGGACACAAAGCCATTGATCACAGAGTATGCGATGGACGTGCTGGCCTTCTTCAAG
Proteins encoded in this region:
- the LOC116251185 gene encoding peroxidase 11 encodes the protein MARNILAFFLITALAITAHAQVPPLSLDYYSKTCPSVLHIVRREMECAVVADRRTAASILRLHFHDCFVQGCDGSVLLDDTRTLIGERSAIANKDSLRGFRLVDRIKTMVEARCPGIVSCADILAIAARDAVVLTGGPCWDVPLGRRDSTTASLARADVDLPLPSHGLVTLLAKFQNQGLSLTDMVALVGAHTIGMSRCTNYRDRIHGDFKDTIGANPLSQAYLYNLKSACPPVGNDDNITSLDYLSPALFDNSFYQILTRGEGLLSSDQAMYSSLLSKDTKPLITEYAMDVLAFFKQFSESMVKLGNITDPVSYSTGEVRKKCRFVNI